The genome window TTTCTAAAGCCAGCGTCGGAGATAATGATAGGGGTGCAACCTTGGGGGAGCAAGGATTGAAGCTTATCGAGAAAGTGCTGATGGCTCTTGGGTGAGTTGTAGTTTTTGTACTCAAATGCCTGTTCATAAAGCGTGACGGCGCGACCTTTAACGGATATCGAAGCTCGCAATGTCATATAGCGCAGTTGCTCACGAACATCCGACCAATCAACCAGTAGTACAGGAAAAGGATTGGCTCGGGTAATAAGGGACGCATGCCATTTATATATGGACTCTTTTTCACGATGTAGACTGCGATTACCAAGCAATCGGTCAATACGTTTGATGGCATGTTTCACCGTGGTATCAGTGTCGAGAGCTCGTCCAATTTTAGTGAGGGTGAGATCAGAGCCGCCCAGTACCGCTCTGGTTGCAAGCATAAGAGATCTAAGTCGTTTTTTGTGAATACCAGGGCATTGGTTTTCAAGAGTTTGCTGTAGAATTTGAACATCGCGCATCGTTAGGGCTCCCTATTAAATTCATTGAATCAAGTGTGTTTTTGGCGAAATTCATTAGATCAGAATGAGCGATGTGCGTCTACTCATTGTTTTATATAGAAATTATGAGGGGATTCGTAAGGCCCAAGCGTTCTGGCGATATCGCTTAAGTTAGTTTTTCTATTCGTGGCTAGTTGTTGTTTTAACAGCTCTTTGATCAACTGGTGTTGTTCTAGATTAGCTCCATATCCAACGTCTGGGCCCCGCTTAGTTTCAATGCTATTGATTCGTTCTACACATTTGAAGCGATGCAAGATCCCAATCAGTGTGGTCCAAGTATTCAACTCATTGAAAAGCGTTAGGCACTCTTTATCACTCCACGCGTTTGGTTCTTTAAGATCTAAACATCTCACAATCGCGATACACCATGATGACCATTGACCAAAATCATCTGACTTGATCTGATTTATTTTTTTATAGCTCGCTGGGTAGTTTACTTTACATGTCTGAACAATGTTCTTTGATAGCGAGAGCCAGTCTCCTGCCTTCGCGCTATCTTTACAGTGGCGTAGAAATACTCGTGGATGCGGCGCATAGCCGCCGACCAGATCATACAATTGTCGTCCCAGATTTTTCTGTTTGTTAGGTTGTGCTAGATACTTTTCGTAAGCTGCACTGTTCTGGTTGGGCAGATATTTCAATGCAGTGATAGCTGCGTATTTTTGCTGTTTATAAAGTTTAGTGGACTTGATGGGATGGTGTTTTTCGCAGTAGTAGTGAGATCGGCTGCGTAGACGCCAGCATAAAGCGCAATACGGAAGAACACTGTTCCAGCGTATCGCTTCCTCTTGGTGCTGTGGCGTGAGTGAACGTAAATCTTTTAACCCCCACAGTACTTGATCCATATAATCGATACGTTGTTGAGTATGCAGCCCTACTCCCCGCAAGGCTAATACCGCTTCGATAAGTTTGATTGTTTTATTTAATCCGCCATAAATTTCTACGATGTCCGCAAGCTTGATAGCGTTAGAGCTACGGTGCTTTTTGAGCACAGAACCATGCTGGCTGAGTAACTTGGTAAACCACGTTTCCAGAACAATGTTCCGAGCGGCATCAACAGCGTATAAATACCCAACTCGACGTCGCTGAGCAATTTTACAACCTTGAGATTCGGCCTGTTTTTTTAAGTCATTGATTGCTGTTTCTAGCTGTAGTCTCAATGCATTGCGTTTTTGATCTAAGTCCATGAGCCATCATGTCAATATGGTTTGTTGCTTATTCTATATTACGAGTCAGGTGATGAGAATCTAAGATGCGACTAAATAATAGAGAAATAAAGGTAATAAAATGTTTGTAAGACAAGATCAGTTAGCTAAAGAGATGGGAGTAAGTGTTAGTACTTTGTGGCGCTGGCGTCGAGATGGAAAAATACCACCTGTTGTTACGCTAAGTTCTAGAGTTGTTGGGTGGCAAAGAAAAGACATTGAGCGATGGCTAGAAGAACAAAAATAGATGCACTTGTTACTGCGAGAACAGTGTTCTCGCTTAACCCCGAATTCAACTGCGAAGTGCGACACTCTCCAATATCAAGAAGCTAAAGCCATCTCCTCAAATATAATGGCTGCCTGCTTGAAGCCTAAACACTTTCTCGGACGGTAATTTATCCGCGATAAAGCGAACTCTATATCGATGTCCGTCACTGTCGTTAGATCGGTTCCTTTCTTCACATATTGCCTTAAAAGACCGTTCGCATTCTCATTAGCACCACGCTCCCAAGAACTGTACGGATGAGCAAAGTACACATCAGCCTTTAATTCTTTTGCGATGGTTTCATGACCTGCAAACTCTCGCCCGTTATCTGCCGTAATGGTATGGACATGTTTCTTATAGGGCTTCAGTAGCTCTATTGTCGCTTTGGTGACATCATCCGCTGACTTAGATGGCACTTTCTTTACCACGTAAAATCGAGTCTTACGCTCTAAAATAGTCACCATTGCACCTGTACCATGCTTACCTAGCACAGTGTCGATTTCCCAGTCACCAAACCGCTCCTTACTGTCAACGATGCTTGGTCTATCATCAATCGAAACGGCATTTTTTATCGCTGGAGCTTTCTCTTGTTTACCTCGGCGATACCGCTTATGACCTTGTCTCAAGTGACGATATAACTTACCGCCCAAGCGTTTATCTTGAGCAACAAAGCGATAGATCCACTCATGACTGACAGATGCACCAATTTTCGTTAATACATTAGAAATCTGCTCTGGACTCCAATCTGTTTCTAAAAGAAGGCGGATAAAATCGACACGTTCCTTTGGTATTCGGTATTTACGTGCTGTTTTGCGCTTTTTGGTAGACGACATCTGGGCTTCGTTAGGGCAATAATGCTCTCCCTTCCGACCGCGTTTAAGCTCACGGTATACCGTCGAGCGGTGGCACTGAACTGTTTTAGCTATTTCAGGAACCGAAATTCCCCGTTCCAAAAGAGCAGAAATCTGGTATCTTCTGCCTTCGGTCAACTGTTGATAATTCATGGTAGTACTGCTTGTTTCTTTGGCGAGAAGAGCGTACCACTTTCAGCAGTTGGCTTCCTCTTCTACATATTTCCATGAATGTCGCACTTATTATCTGAAATCGGGACCTTCATAAATATAAAGTAAGTCATTGTGTACATGATTAATAACACGAATAAAAATGCTCTTGCAGGAACCTTGTTCCTGCTTTTGTCTATCTCAGGGAGCTAATTTCATCTCGAATCTTCATTAGTTGAACGGAGAACGATGTTCTCCGAAATGACGAGAGGCAGAGTTAGGTATTATCCGACTAGTGTTTGGGTATCTCAGGCAAAGGCTGATAGCTTTCAAATGCTACTGCGAGAACACTGTTCTCGCTCACATCATCAAAAACTAAAGTTTGGTCATTTAATTAATAAATAAAAAATGCTCTTGCTAGAACTATGTTCTAGCTGTTTGTTCTCCCACTAAATACATGATTTAACTCTATGTATTAGGTCTGGCAATTGTGCTTTAATGCATTTTGATGCTTATTGGGAGGAGTTATGGCTCGGAAAAATGATGGAATTATTTGGCATTTGATGGATGCGCCGTGGTGGGTGAGTATCTTGTTCTCAGCAGGCATTTATGTTGGTTTATCTTTCCTATTGCCAGGTTTAGCGGCTCGCAGTGATAACTTCATCTTCAATGCCATTGGGCCGAATCTTCCGCAAATGGCACCGTATTTTGCTTTTTTGTTTTTAATTCCAGCTCCAATTGCGTTCTTTAAGCAGTATCAGCGAAAGCATAATTATCTTGCGACGACGTCTCAAATCAGAGCACACAAAAACACGACTCCGCTTAATTCCCTCAGTTGGATTGAATTTGAAAGCTACATTGGCGAGTACTTTAAGCAGCAAGGCTACGACGTTAAACAATCTTTCTCAAAGCAGGCCGATGGTGGGGTAGATATTTGGTTAACTAAAGACGGTGAGTTGAGTCTTGTACAATGTAAGCACTGGAAAGCTAGAAAAGTCGGAGTTCAAGTCTTAAGAGAAATGTATGGTGTGATGATCGACAATCGTGCTAGCAAAATGATCATCGTAACATCGGGAGATTTTACTTCTGAAGCCATCGCCTTTGCTCAAGAGAAGCGCCTCTGGTTGGTTAATGGTAGCGAGCTAGTCCACATGATTGAAGATGGTCGCAGCTTTATGAATAAGCCAGTCATTGATGAGCCTACACCCGATCCTCATTCCAAGGTTTGCCCAAACTGCCAGTCTAGCCTTGTGATTCGTGTTGCTAGAAAAGGCCGTAATGCGGGTAAAAGTTTCTATGGTTGCTCTGCGTATCCTAAGTGTCGCTACACTTGCGACTGTTGAATATGAGTGAGGATTCAAGCAGTTTAACCGTATAGAAGGGTGTTCTCAGAACATAAAAGTTAACCTATTGAGTCTAACTAACTGCCTGAGAAGAATGCTACTGCGAGAACACTGTTCTCGCTCAAGCCTCCACAGAAAGTTTGTTTGCTAAGAAGCATGATTGTATTTTCCTACCGACCTTTCTCTGTATCTTCTTCCCGCCCGACGTGGTCACTGAACTGTTGTTTTTCAACTGAGCAATTTAGCTGTGTAGAAAATGACAAGTTGTATTTAAATTCTTAGATTAACTAATTGAAAATTATACGGTTAAATTTTTCTTTAACTCTAGTAAGAATTTTTATGTTCTGATTGTGTTGTATTGTGTAGCGTTACAGGCTACAGTTTGTGTGAAAATTAAACAATTCTGAGGGGTAAATATGACTAATAATGACCAAAATACTCATCTGGGTATATATATCAGAAAGAATGTTATCCCTCAGGGGATGTCAGTTAAGAAAGCGGCCGAACTTATTGGAGTTGGAAGGCCCGCTCTTTCAAACTTGTTAAATGGAAAATCATCACTATCTCATGAAATGGCAAAGCGTTTAGAAAAAACCTTTGGATGCTCGAGTAAAGATTTACTTGCAATGCAGACAAACCACATCGATAGCAAGAATACAGATGAGAAGATATCGGCAAATAGTAAAGCTTATGTGCCGTTATTTTTAGCTTTAAAAGCTAACGATATTGAATATTGGGCATCTAATAATATTTCCGCTCGTACCCGATTACCTGTTTTTTTGAGAATTCTTATTAACTCCACTGGTCAGCAGCTAACTAAAGTTGACTTCCCTGGAAATGACGATGGTGAGCGTGCTGGTTGGGACGGTTTTGTTATCTCAGATGAAGGTTCGCCCTGGATACCCAAAGGAAAATCTGGTTGGGAGTTTGGTGTTACAGGTAATGTGAAAGGCAAAGCTGATGGTGATTTTGATAAAAGCGTAAAAGCTACCAGTGATAGCGATAGAGCTGATATGACTTTTGTGTTTGTAACTCCTCGTAGATGGTCAGGTAAAGCGAATTGGGTTGAGGCTAAAAAGAATGAAGGTCACTGGAAGGATGTGCGTGCTTATGATGCAAGTGATATTGAGCAATGGTTGGAACAATCTCTAGCAGCCCAGGTTTGGTTTGCTAACGAGACGCATGTTGCAGCGAAGGGAACGAGAAGTCTAGATAAATGTTGGAAGGATTGGGCAAATGTCTCTGAGCCTCCTCTATCTGAAAAAATATTCAACTCTGCAATTCAAGCGGCTAAAAGAACGCTTATGTCTCGTCTATCTAAGCCTGTCGATGGGCCAACTATCATTGCTGCGGACTCAATTGAGGAAGGGCTGGCTTTTATATCACAGCTATTAAGTGAAAGAGGGGGAGAGGAACTCACGCCATACAGAGACCAAACTTTAGTCTTTGATGAATTCGGAACGTTAACTCAATTAGCTGAAAGTACGCAAAAGTTTATTGCTGTTGTTCATGATCGAAAAATTGAACAGGAACTTGCTCCTTATGCTCATAAATTACATTCGATAGTCGTCTATCCTCGCAATGCTATGCATATTGAACCTCATGTGACTTTAGAGCCTGCTAGTAGTGAGTCTTTCAATGATGCAATGGCTGATATGGGGAAAAATCGAGATGAAACACAGCGATTAGCCAACGAGTCTGGGCGTTCTCCAACTGTTTTAAGACGTAGGTTATCACAGCTTCCTGCTATTCGATTACCTACGTGGGCTAATAATGTACAAACCAAAGAGCAACTGATTCCATTCTTATTTGTTGGGGCGTGGAGCAGTAAAAACGATACAGATAAAATTGGCGTAGAGTTGTTATCTGGTGACAAAACGTACACGCAGTTAGAAAGAGAGTTTCGACAACTAGCTCAGATGAACGACTCACCTGTTTGGGTTACTGATGGATATTGTGGGATTATTTCTAAGTTAGATGTTCTATTTGCAATAAGTGATGTCCTGACTAGTGAAGACCTTAAACGATTTTTTGATGTAGCTAGGATAGTGCTAGGGGAAGATGATCCCGCACTCGACCTTGATGAGGATACAAGGTGGGCTGCATCAATTTATGGAAAGGTTCGCGAGTTTTCGGGTGTATTTCGCCAGAGCATATCAGAAACATTAGTTTTATTGTCCGTACATGGAGAGACCTTATTTAAAGGTCGATTGGACTTTAGAGTGTCGCTAGAGGTGTCTGACCTAATAAGAGAGTTGCTTGGTTCGCCATTGACGCTCCGAAAATTGGAAGCTCATGCACGAGATCTTCCACTGTATGCGGAAGCTTCACCAGATGAGTTCTTATCGATATTAGAATCTGACCTAAAAAGTGATTCTCCGACAATAACTGAATTATTACGCCCTGTTGGTTCAGGGCCATTTATTCATCCAAGTAGGACGGGATTACTTTGGGCTTTAGAGGGGCTATCTTGGAACCCAATTACAATGCCAAGAGCAGTCATGATTCTTGCTCAGCTCGCTCAAGTTGAAATAGACGACAATTGGTCAAATAAACCAATTAATTCGTTGTTATCTATTTTTAGGTCGTGGATGCCGCAAACCGCTGCTGATGTTCACTCTAGAATAGCTCAGGTAAAACGCATCATTAACAAGTACCCAGATGTAGGATGGCGTGTATGCGTTAGCCAGTTTGACTCACGTAACACAATTGGTGATTACAGTAGCAAGCCTAAATGGAGAACGGATGGTTTTGGGTATGGGGAACCAATTAGGCAGACTAGCAATATCAAGTTATTCATTGATGAAATGATTTCATTGGCCTTGAGCCGCAATGACTACACATTCTCGATGCTAACGGACTTGGTAGATAGCTTACGAGACCTAAATGAAAAGGAACAAGACCGTATTTGGTCGATAATACAAGATTGGGCGATGACTAAGGCATCTGATAAAGAGAAGGCTCTTTTGCGCGAGAAGGTTCGGACTACATTATTCTCCAAACGCGCTTTAAATCGAGGAGACGTTAGTCAACTTGCTAAGTCTGTTTATCAGAACTTGGAGCCTAAAGACCTTTTGAATAAACATAGTTGGTTATTTCAACAGGGATGGTTAGAGCTTTCTGCGGATGAAGTTGAGGATATTGATAGCTTTGACTTTGCTGCTAGAGATAAACATGTTCAGCAGTTAAAAACCATGGCACTTCGCGAAGTTTTTGACCAAAAAGGTATTCCAGGAGTGCTGGAGTTGGCTAGCCTGGGTGGGGCAGCGTGGGAAATAGGATCACTTTGTGTTCGTTTTATTTTTGATCGTTCAACAAGTATTGCTTTTATAAGCCATTGCTTCAATTTAATTTTGGAACAAAGGAGTAGCCATCATCATCAGAATGCACTATCTGGTGCAATTACAGCGATACAGGGTGATAGCGAGATAAAGTCGATCCTAAAAGAAGTTGCTAGCAGTTTGTCTGAGAGTGAGTACGTCGAATTATTGCTCATGGCTCCATATGGGAAGTCTATATGGGAAATTGTAAGCAGTATCGGTTCAACTGCTGAAGAGTCCTATTGGAATCGAGTTTCCCCTTCTTGGATTTGTTCGAGTAAAGAAGAAAATATTGAAGGTGTGCATAGGTTGTTAAGTGTGAAGCGACCTAGGGCTGCTTTTCACAGTATACAGCACCACCCTGAGTATCTAGATATAAAAACGTTATACAACTTGCTTTCTGATATTGCAAAAGGAGGGGATGAGGAATCTGGGCTGTTTAGACTTGATAGTTACCACGTAAGGGAAGCATTTAAGATAATTAGTACTACGTCCGAGCTATCGCTTGATGAAAAAGCTGTTCTTGAGTTTGCATTTTTGGAGCTACTTTCTTCAAGGTTGGGTGGTGAAAAAAGTAACAATGCTATTTCTAACTTAGAAAAGTACGTGGAGATTCACCCTGAGCTATTTGTTCAGGCTATTACATGGGCCTATAAGAGAAAAGATGGTCAATCTGATCCAAGTGACATCCAAGTTCCTAAAGAGCGAAAGGAGAGCTTGGCAAACAGAGGACACAATTTGCTCGAAACTCTTTCTGTAGTTCCTGGACACAACGAGCTTGGAGATCTAGAAATGAAGCGCTTAAGAAAGTGGATTGAGTCTGTCCGTAAGTCATGTAGTGAATTGAGTCGCCTAGAAATAGGAGACTTGTGTATTGGTAAACTTCTATCTAATTCAAAGGTTGGAAAGGATGGTATCTGGCCTTGCGAAGAAATCAGGGAAGTCATAGAGGACATTCAGTCAGAAGACATAATGAGGGGTATGAGTAACGGCCTGTACAATTCTCGTGGTGTAACTAGTCGATCTCCAGATGAAGGTGGGAATCAAGAGCGAAAGCTAGCTGAGAAATACAGAGGTTTTGGACAAAAACTTTTGCCATTTTACCCTTATGTAGCGACAAAGCTTCTATTCGCTATAGCAGATACTTATGAATATGATGCTACAAGACATGATGAGGACTTAAATATAAGAATGCGCTTGCTTAAATGATTAGGCAGTGTTTTTTTTACTGCCATCACCAAATATAGACTATGAAGGTGAGCATCTAATTAGTTATCGATCTGCAAACTTGGCAAGGCATAGGTGTTCAGATTAGTATTGGAAGAAGACAGAGAAGAGTGCGTGATCGGGGCTTACCTGACCCATTACCTGACCCAAAATCGTCAGGTACAAAAAAAGGTTAGTAAACACTACGCTTACTAACCTTCTGGAATTTGGTGGCCCCTCCCAGACTTGAACTGGGGACCAATCGATTATGAGTCGACTGCTCTAACCACTGAGCTAAGGGGCCAAACTGGTGAATGATTATAGGTGAAGCGAGGGGATGTGTCTAGATGCTGGGTGGGGTATTTGCGCTTAGTTTTTATTCACTTAGAACGCCAGATAGCAAAAAGGTGAGCTTTCGCTCACCTTTTATTTCGTATCGCTTAAAAACACTGCAGTGTTTATTCGTCAAGGAAGCTTCTAAGGGTTTCTGAGCGGCTTGGGTGACGTAGCTTACGCAGGGCTTTCGCTTCAATCTGACGGATACGCTCACGCGTTACGTCGAATTGTTTACCCACTTCTTCCAATGTGTGGTCGGTATTCATATCAATACCAAAACGCATACGCAGCACTTTGGCTTCACGTGGCGTTAGGCCAGACAAGACATCGCGTGTTGCGCCGCGTAGGCTGGTCGATGTCGCTGAATCAAGTGGCAGCTCAAGCGTGGTATCTTCAATGAAGTCACCTAGGTGCGAGTCTTCGTCATCACCAATTGGGGTTTCCATGGAGATTGGCTCTTTCGCAATCTTCAGCACTTTACGGATCTTGTCTTCCGGCATTTGCATGCGTTCCGCCAATTCTTCCGGCAGTGGTTCTCGGCCCATTTCTTGTAGCATCTGACGAGAGATACGATTCAGTTTGTTGATCGTTTCAATCATGTGCACCGGAATACGGATCGTACGGGCTTGGTCTGCGATAGAACGGGTAATCGCCTGACGAATCCACCATGTTGCGTAAGTGGAGAATTTGTAACCACGACGGTATTCAAATTTATCCACCGCTTTCATAAGACCGATGTTACCTTCTTGGATCAGATCTAAGAACTGTAGACCACGGTTGGTGTATTTCTTGGCGATAGAAATCACCAGACGCAAGTTGGCTTCAACCATCTCTTTCTTCGCACGGCGAGCTTTCGCCTCACCGATAGACATACGACGGCTGATGTCTTTAATGCGCGTGACACTCAATGACGTTTCATTCTCGATAATATCGAGTTTTTGAATGGAACGGCGAATGTCGTCTTCGCGTGAACGAATTTTCTCAGCGTACGGCTTGTTCGATGCTAGAACTTCGTCTAACCAAGCTTCGCTTGATTCGTTGCCGGTAAAGAGGGCAATGAACGATTTCTTCGGCATTTTTGCGTATTCAACCACGTGCTTCATGATGAGACGTTCTTGAGTACGGACGCGTTCCATTGAGTTACGCAGCGTGTTCACTAAGTGATCAAACTGTTTCGGAGTCAGACGAAACTCACGGAAAACTTCTTGAACCAAGTCGGTTGCGGAGCGAGACGCTTTACTGTCGTCGCCGTGCTCGTTAATCGCAAGCTGTAGGTTCTGGAATTGGTTGCGTAGATTGGTAAACTTCTCTAGCGCCAATTCTGGATCGATACCTACGTCTTCTTCTTCCTCGTCGGCATCGGTTTTGTTTTCGCTGTTTTCGTCATCGTCGTCGCTATCATCGTCGGCAACGTCTTTTTTGCTGGCACCTAAATCGGTTTCAACCAGCTCTGAACCGATGTGAGTCGCTGTTGGTCCTTGCGAACCATCATCGTCAGGGTCAACAAACCCTGAAATCAAATCCGTTAAGCGTAATTCTTCAGCTTGAACTTTATCAAACTGTTCAAGAATATAAGGGATGGTACCTGGGTACTCAGCAACGGCGCTTTGTACTTGGTTAATCCCATCTTCAATACGCTTAGCAATATCGATCTCACCTTCACGGGTTAACAGTTCAACTGTGCCCATTTCACGCATGTACATGCGAACAGGATCGGTAGTGCGACCGATTTCACTTTCTACACTTGAAAGTGCGGCTGCGGCAGCTTCTGCAGCGTCTTCATCGGTAATATTGTTATCATCATTTAGCGCCAGATCATCGGCATCGGGTGCGGTTTCTACAACCTTAATACCCATGTCGTTAATCATTTGAATAATATCTTCTACTTGCTCTGAATCTACGATCTCAGCAGGTAAGTGGTCATTGACTTCGGCGTAGGTCAGATAGCCTTGCTCTTTGCCTTTCAGGACAAGTAGTTTCAGCTGTGACTGCGGATTTTGATCCATAGACGGTATCCAACTTCGTATCTGGTGAAGGAATAAGTATGCGAAATGCAAACCACGTATTATAACAAATAGAACATAGACTGGCTAGATATTAATCAGGGTTACGCTTTCAAGTCGCTCATTAGCGCTAGTAGCTCCCTCTTCTCCTCGGCTGATAAACCGACGCTTCTTTCTTTAGCTAGCAGTGTTTCTATTTGTTTTTCTACACACTGGGCCAATATTTTGTCCAATGAGTCTATAAATAATTCTTCTAAATTATCGTCAACAACTGGGATATCCCAGCTTGCTAGACGAGAAAGTAATGCTTCATTTTTATGATTACGCCAATGCTCTAGCAGTTGACCAGTTCTTATATTGGGTCTTTGCGAACAATTATCAAGGACCTCGACCAGTAAACTTAAACCGGGGATCGGTAACGCTTTCACTGGGCTAAGATCGGGCACCAATTCAGCATAGTTCGGATTTTGCAGAAGCAAAGCAATCACCTCACGCATGGGCGTTCTTTTTATCTCTTTATGAGGTTGAGGTGC of Vibrio zhugei contains these proteins:
- a CDS encoding MarR family transcriptional regulator, whose product is MDLDQKRNALRLQLETAINDLKKQAESQGCKIAQRRRVGYLYAVDAARNIVLETWFTKLLSQHGSVLKKHRSSNAIKLADIVEIYGGLNKTIKLIEAVLALRGVGLHTQQRIDYMDQVLWGLKDLRSLTPQHQEEAIRWNSVLPYCALCWRLRSRSHYYCEKHHPIKSTKLYKQQKYAAITALKYLPNQNSAAYEKYLAQPNKQKNLGRQLYDLVGGYAPHPRVFLRHCKDSAKAGDWLSLSKNIVQTCKVNYPASYKKINQIKSDDFGQWSSWCIAIVRCLDLKEPNAWSDKECLTLFNELNTWTTLIGILHRFKCVERINSIETKRGPDVGYGANLEQHQLIKELLKQQLATNRKTNLSDIARTLGPYESPHNFYIKQ
- a CDS encoding helix-turn-helix transcriptional regulator codes for the protein MFVRQDQLAKEMGVSVSTLWRWRRDGKIPPVVTLSSRVVGWQRKDIERWLEEQK
- a CDS encoding IS30 family transposase, with the protein product MNYQQLTEGRRYQISALLERGISVPEIAKTVQCHRSTVYRELKRGRKGEHYCPNEAQMSSTKKRKTARKYRIPKERVDFIRLLLETDWSPEQISNVLTKIGASVSHEWIYRFVAQDKRLGGKLYRHLRQGHKRYRRGKQEKAPAIKNAVSIDDRPSIVDSKERFGDWEIDTVLGKHGTGAMVTILERKTRFYVVKKVPSKSADDVTKATIELLKPYKKHVHTITADNGREFAGHETIAKELKADVYFAHPYSSWERGANENANGLLRQYVKKGTDLTTVTDIDIEFALSRINYRPRKCLGFKQAAIIFEEMALAS
- a CDS encoding restriction endonuclease; this translates as MARKNDGIIWHLMDAPWWVSILFSAGIYVGLSFLLPGLAARSDNFIFNAIGPNLPQMAPYFAFLFLIPAPIAFFKQYQRKHNYLATTSQIRAHKNTTPLNSLSWIEFESYIGEYFKQQGYDVKQSFSKQADGGVDIWLTKDGELSLVQCKHWKARKVGVQVLREMYGVMIDNRASKMIIVTSGDFTSEAIAFAQEKRLWLVNGSELVHMIEDGRSFMNKPVIDEPTPDPHSKVCPNCQSSLVIRVARKGRNAGKSFYGCSAYPKCRYTCDC
- a CDS encoding helix-turn-helix transcriptional regulator, with product MTNNDQNTHLGIYIRKNVIPQGMSVKKAAELIGVGRPALSNLLNGKSSLSHEMAKRLEKTFGCSSKDLLAMQTNHIDSKNTDEKISANSKAYVPLFLALKANDIEYWASNNISARTRLPVFLRILINSTGQQLTKVDFPGNDDGERAGWDGFVISDEGSPWIPKGKSGWEFGVTGNVKGKADGDFDKSVKATSDSDRADMTFVFVTPRRWSGKANWVEAKKNEGHWKDVRAYDASDIEQWLEQSLAAQVWFANETHVAAKGTRSLDKCWKDWANVSEPPLSEKIFNSAIQAAKRTLMSRLSKPVDGPTIIAADSIEEGLAFISQLLSERGGEELTPYRDQTLVFDEFGTLTQLAESTQKFIAVVHDRKIEQELAPYAHKLHSIVVYPRNAMHIEPHVTLEPASSESFNDAMADMGKNRDETQRLANESGRSPTVLRRRLSQLPAIRLPTWANNVQTKEQLIPFLFVGAWSSKNDTDKIGVELLSGDKTYTQLEREFRQLAQMNDSPVWVTDGYCGIISKLDVLFAISDVLTSEDLKRFFDVARIVLGEDDPALDLDEDTRWAASIYGKVREFSGVFRQSISETLVLLSVHGETLFKGRLDFRVSLEVSDLIRELLGSPLTLRKLEAHARDLPLYAEASPDEFLSILESDLKSDSPTITELLRPVGSGPFIHPSRTGLLWALEGLSWNPITMPRAVMILAQLAQVEIDDNWSNKPINSLLSIFRSWMPQTAADVHSRIAQVKRIINKYPDVGWRVCVSQFDSRNTIGDYSSKPKWRTDGFGYGEPIRQTSNIKLFIDEMISLALSRNDYTFSMLTDLVDSLRDLNEKEQDRIWSIIQDWAMTKASDKEKALLREKVRTTLFSKRALNRGDVSQLAKSVYQNLEPKDLLNKHSWLFQQGWLELSADEVEDIDSFDFAARDKHVQQLKTMALREVFDQKGIPGVLELASLGGAAWEIGSLCVRFIFDRSTSIAFISHCFNLILEQRSSHHHQNALSGAITAIQGDSEIKSILKEVASSLSESEYVELLLMAPYGKSIWEIVSSIGSTAEESYWNRVSPSWICSSKEENIEGVHRLLSVKRPRAAFHSIQHHPEYLDIKTLYNLLSDIAKGGDEESGLFRLDSYHVREAFKIISTTSELSLDEKAVLEFAFLELLSSRLGGEKSNNAISNLEKYVEIHPELFVQAITWAYKRKDGQSDPSDIQVPKERKESLANRGHNLLETLSVVPGHNELGDLEMKRLRKWIESVRKSCSELSRLEIGDLCIGKLLSNSKVGKDGIWPCEEIREVIEDIQSEDIMRGMSNGLYNSRGVTSRSPDEGGNQERKLAEKYRGFGQKLLPFYPYVATKLLFAIADTYEYDATRHDEDLNIRMRLLK
- the rpoD gene encoding RNA polymerase sigma factor RpoD produces the protein MDQNPQSQLKLLVLKGKEQGYLTYAEVNDHLPAEIVDSEQVEDIIQMINDMGIKVVETAPDADDLALNDDNNITDEDAAEAAAAALSSVESEIGRTTDPVRMYMREMGTVELLTREGEIDIAKRIEDGINQVQSAVAEYPGTIPYILEQFDKVQAEELRLTDLISGFVDPDDDGSQGPTATHIGSELVETDLGASKKDVADDDSDDDDENSENKTDADEEEEDVGIDPELALEKFTNLRNQFQNLQLAINEHGDDSKASRSATDLVQEVFREFRLTPKQFDHLVNTLRNSMERVRTQERLIMKHVVEYAKMPKKSFIALFTGNESSEAWLDEVLASNKPYAEKIRSREDDIRRSIQKLDIIENETSLSVTRIKDISRRMSIGEAKARRAKKEMVEANLRLVISIAKKYTNRGLQFLDLIQEGNIGLMKAVDKFEYRRGYKFSTYATWWIRQAITRSIADQARTIRIPVHMIETINKLNRISRQMLQEMGREPLPEELAERMQMPEDKIRKVLKIAKEPISMETPIGDDEDSHLGDFIEDTTLELPLDSATSTSLRGATRDVLSGLTPREAKVLRMRFGIDMNTDHTLEEVGKQFDVTRERIRQIEAKALRKLRHPSRSETLRSFLDE